One Cryobacterium roopkundense genomic region harbors:
- the istA gene encoding IS21 family transposase, which produces MVRKIKAKLVLQLRNQGLSGRAIASAQGIARNSVQTVLETADRLGLGWDDVEEMPEAEVYTVLFPGRGVHESVFAQPDWGRVHTELARVGVTLKLLHQEYVDTSGQAQAVMSYDRFCRLYGDFAAVSGATSRVGHKAGRSIEVDWSGPTMQLLDPTTGEISKVYLFVACLPFSRYAFVEATLDMRQESWLRAHVAMFSFFGGSVPRLVPDNLKTGVISHPREGEVVLNDAYREMAAHYSAAVLPGRVRAPKDKASVENTVSHVATWVIASLRQEQFTSLPELRVRIYEQIDAYNRQPFQKRDGSRLSVFTAEEKPLMQPLPAAPFEISTWTYKRKVNKNAHVVWARNFYSVPFRHIGAQVDLRVTDTMLEVYRNDERLTSHLLLPASTTNQHQTNDADLPEGRSFQAWDRTRIDEWAARMGPATVTVIGKIFEAASIEEAGYDPALAVLRLSRRFSPTRVEAACALALRGPIRSPRYAHLRPILDTGQDKTGHVPDKPEPDDGGYVRGSAYYAGGTR; this is translated from the coding sequence ATGGTACGGAAGATCAAGGCGAAACTCGTCTTGCAGTTACGCAACCAAGGCTTGTCGGGCAGAGCGATCGCGTCGGCGCAGGGCATCGCCCGCAATAGCGTCCAGACCGTGCTCGAGACGGCGGACAGGCTCGGCCTCGGCTGGGACGACGTCGAGGAGATGCCGGAGGCCGAGGTCTATACGGTGTTGTTTCCCGGCCGTGGAGTGCACGAGTCCGTGTTCGCGCAGCCGGATTGGGGGCGGGTGCACACCGAACTAGCCCGGGTCGGGGTGACGTTGAAGCTGCTGCACCAAGAGTACGTCGACACATCGGGTCAGGCGCAGGCGGTGATGAGCTATGACCGGTTCTGTCGGCTCTATGGCGACTTCGCTGCCGTCTCGGGCGCGACGTCGCGCGTGGGTCACAAGGCCGGCCGCAGCATCGAGGTTGACTGGTCTGGGCCCACGATGCAGCTGCTGGACCCGACGACGGGCGAGATCTCAAAGGTGTATTTGTTCGTCGCGTGCCTGCCGTTCAGCCGATACGCCTTCGTGGAGGCCACGTTGGATATGCGGCAGGAGTCGTGGCTGCGCGCCCACGTGGCGATGTTTTCCTTCTTCGGCGGCAGCGTCCCGCGCCTGGTCCCCGACAACCTGAAGACTGGGGTGATCTCTCACCCTCGAGAGGGAGAGGTCGTTCTCAACGACGCCTACCGTGAGATGGCTGCGCACTACTCTGCCGCGGTGCTGCCGGGCCGCGTCCGGGCACCTAAGGACAAGGCGAGCGTTGAGAACACAGTTTCGCATGTCGCGACCTGGGTCATCGCTAGCCTCAGGCAGGAGCAGTTCACATCCCTGCCCGAGCTGCGGGTCCGGATCTACGAGCAAATCGATGCTTACAACCGCCAGCCGTTCCAGAAACGGGACGGGTCCCGGTTGAGTGTCTTCACCGCCGAGGAGAAGCCGTTGATGCAACCGTTACCGGCGGCCCCGTTCGAGATCAGCACGTGGACCTACAAGCGCAAAGTGAACAAGAACGCTCACGTGGTCTGGGCGAGGAACTTCTACTCCGTTCCGTTCCGCCACATCGGCGCTCAGGTCGACCTTCGCGTCACGGACACGATGCTGGAGGTCTATCGCAACGACGAACGCTTGACCAGTCACCTGCTGCTGCCAGCAAGCACGACGAACCAGCATCAGACAAACGACGCGGACCTGCCCGAGGGCCGCAGCTTTCAGGCCTGGGATCGGACCCGGATCGACGAGTGGGCGGCCCGGATGGGACCTGCCACGGTCACAGTGATCGGGAAGATCTTTGAAGCTGCGTCGATCGAGGAGGCCGGTTACGACCCGGCGTTGGCAGTGTTGCGGCTGTCACGCCGGTTCTCGCCGACTCGGGTCGAGGCCGCCTGCGCACTGGCCTTGCGAGGTCCGATCCGCTCGCCGAGGTATGCGCACCTTCGGCCGATCCTCGACACCGGACAAGACAAAACTGGCCACGTCCCTGACAAGCCGGAACCCGATGACGGTGGCTACGTCCGCGGCAGCGCCTACTACGCCGGAGGCACCCGATGA
- a CDS encoding ATP-binding protein produces the protein MSPLDTETKRKLREMNAGELLAAIDTQDETLSISLSFEERVRLVVDDAYSAFTHSKVAGLIRRAGLRYPNADLRRIDLLDERGLNRQLLAQLGTCSFVARQQNVVFQGFTGSGKSYLGCAIAKRACEHRIRAHYVRMPDLEEAWVAAQDTTGGSGKFLRKYASFTLLVIDEWLLDRPTESMRGMLLELMERRYGESSTVFCTQYQQKDWHQRLGSGVHADAIMDRIIHNTVWVETGTYNMREQAALTSA, from the coding sequence ATGAGTCCGCTGGACACAGAGACCAAGCGCAAGCTGCGGGAGATGAATGCTGGCGAGTTGCTCGCGGCGATCGACACCCAAGACGAGACGCTGAGCATCAGTTTGTCGTTTGAAGAGCGGGTCCGGTTGGTCGTCGATGACGCCTACTCCGCCTTCACGCACTCGAAGGTCGCCGGGCTGATCCGGCGGGCGGGGTTGCGTTATCCCAACGCGGATCTCCGCCGCATCGACCTGCTCGACGAGCGGGGCTTGAACCGGCAGCTGCTGGCCCAGCTCGGGACGTGTTCGTTCGTTGCCCGGCAGCAGAACGTTGTGTTTCAGGGGTTCACCGGATCGGGGAAGTCGTATTTGGGCTGCGCGATCGCCAAACGCGCTTGCGAGCATCGCATCCGCGCTCATTACGTCCGCATGCCCGACCTCGAGGAAGCCTGGGTGGCCGCCCAAGACACCACCGGCGGCAGCGGGAAGTTCTTGCGCAAATATGCTTCCTTCACCCTGCTCGTCATTGATGAATGGTTGCTTGACCGCCCGACGGAATCGATGCGCGGCATGCTGCTTGAGCTGATGGAACGTCGCTATGGCGAGAGCTCGACGGTGTTCTGCACCCAGTATCAGCAGAAGGACTGGCACCAGCGACTCGGCTCCGGGGTTCACGCCGACGCGATCATGGACCGCATCATCCACAACACTGTCTGGGTCGAGACCGGCACCTACAACATGAGAGAGCAAGCGGCCCTCACCAGCGCCTAA
- a CDS encoding type II toxin-antitoxin system VapC family toxin has protein sequence MIILDTNVLSEPLRSRPDTAVLFWLGHVNEDLALTSITVGEILTGVRLLPPGHRRDGLMSAIEQTLALYREQVLPYDEHAARTYAALQESRRAAGHPLSVEDGMIAAICQTRGATLAMRNIKDFQGLGIDLIDPWTTPGR, from the coding sequence GTGATCATTCTGGACACGAACGTCCTATCTGAGCCGCTGAGATCTCGCCCGGACACCGCTGTACTTTTCTGGCTGGGCCACGTGAACGAGGATCTTGCCCTCACGTCGATCACCGTCGGCGAGATCTTGACCGGCGTTCGCCTCCTGCCCCCCGGTCACCGTCGCGATGGCTTGATGTCGGCCATCGAACAAACCCTCGCTCTTTACCGTGAACAGGTGCTCCCCTACGATGAACACGCGGCCCGCACCTACGCTGCATTGCAGGAGTCTCGCCGGGCAGCCGGGCACCCGCTGAGCGTCGAGGACGGCATGATCGCCGCTATCTGCCAGACTCGAGGGGCCACCCTGGCAATGAGAAACATCAAGGACTTTCAGGGGCTCGGTATCGACCTCATCGACCCTTGGACGACACCCGGCCGCTAA
- a CDS encoding FitA-like ribbon-helix-helix domain-containing protein: MAVITVRNLDDEVQRRLKLRAAAHNQSMEAEARAILSAAVVGGDFAAAWLTMAAEHAVDELPVPARSVPQDVDLT, from the coding sequence ATGGCGGTCATAACAGTGCGCAACCTCGATGACGAAGTACAACGCCGACTCAAGCTTCGGGCCGCTGCCCACAACCAATCGATGGAGGCCGAGGCCCGGGCGATTCTCAGTGCCGCAGTCGTTGGCGGCGACTTCGCCGCTGCGTGGCTCACGATGGCAGCTGAACACGCAGTGGACGAACTTCCGGTGCCGGCCCGATCTGTCCCACAGGACGTGGACTTGACGTGA
- a CDS encoding GNAT family N-acetyltransferase produces MTTQTFSLRPTVDADWREVRDLRLEMIRDTPTAYMESLDEALGCDEAEWRMRGRRGSAEHGTAVVAINASGHWIGTMAGYVDPTVGALLVGVYVTPDSRGRDAGVTDALLTAVETWAATEGRRLTLHVHEHNARAIAAYEHRGFSATGETIPYNLDPSTNELEMVKAL; encoded by the coding sequence GTGACCACTCAGACGTTTTCCCTCCGACCCACCGTTGACGCCGACTGGCGCGAGGTTCGCGACCTGCGCCTGGAGATGATTCGGGACACGCCCACCGCCTACATGGAGAGTCTCGACGAGGCTCTCGGTTGCGACGAGGCCGAGTGGCGCATGCGTGGCCGACGCGGCAGCGCCGAGCACGGCACCGCTGTTGTGGCAATCAACGCCTCCGGGCACTGGATCGGAACGATGGCCGGTTACGTTGACCCGACCGTCGGCGCCCTCCTCGTGGGCGTTTACGTGACGCCGGACTCCCGGGGCCGCGATGCCGGAGTAACGGATGCTCTCCTGACCGCCGTCGAGACGTGGGCGGCCACCGAGGGCCGTCGTCTCACCCTCCACGTTCACGAACACAACGCCCGCGCGATCGCGGCATACGAGCACCGGGGATTCTCCGCCACCGGCGAGACCATTCCCTACAATCTCGATCCCAGCACCAACGAACTCGAGATGGTCAAGGCACTCTAG
- a CDS encoding acyltransferase family protein — protein sequence MNPPQTSETGLVDTPPSATSPSNSAREAAGTSALVPTFEKRSGRLAGLDGLRAIAVIAVVIYHFFPSALPGGFIGVDVFFVISGFLITGLLVSERTRTGRVSLRNFWQRRARRLVPPLVPLILLSCTAAWLIGGDVLVGLGAQLLGAVTFGYNWISIAGDASYFAADQPELFRNLWSLAVEEQFYVIWPLLLLAILLIRSARLRLAVVALLAVASMLWMGVLYQPGADPTRVYYGSDTHSFGLFTGAALALLLRRPAGLRNELPRLRPWLGGAALVGIGIAAAVLPEGGTETYRGGLAAVSVLTAVAIWAGVRGGGFGRALDVAPLRYIGERSYGIYLWHWPVLVLLQVGLPGPSTPLRVALIAVLATVLTLAAAGASYRWLEQPVRRDGIRGVVGRLRTLWGLHAKGRVLVAVLAVTVLLVSGGTAAALATAPATATAEVEIERGQQALDEAAKAAAEAAQQAASTPAPLPGGDLITAVGDSVMLASAAELQTTFPGISIDAAVSRGMYSAAGILEELARAGTLRPIVVVGLGTNGPIKADELIEIERVIGPDRKLILVNAYADRDWTEGVNASLADFSARNRLVELANWHDAIAPHTDLLAGDGVHPGPTGSQIYADAVTTALQRLAELPPQRLPGENRLQPAAV from the coding sequence ATGAATCCCCCACAAACATCTGAGACCGGTCTGGTCGACACTCCTCCCAGCGCTACTTCCCCCAGTAATTCTGCCCGCGAAGCGGCCGGTACGTCGGCACTTGTCCCCACGTTCGAGAAGCGTTCTGGCCGGCTTGCGGGGCTGGACGGCCTGCGAGCCATTGCCGTCATCGCGGTGGTCATCTACCACTTCTTCCCGAGCGCCCTGCCGGGTGGATTCATCGGTGTGGATGTCTTCTTTGTGATCAGCGGGTTCCTGATCACCGGGCTGCTGGTCTCCGAGCGCACCCGCACCGGCCGCGTATCGCTTCGAAACTTCTGGCAGCGCCGCGCACGGCGCCTGGTTCCGCCCCTCGTTCCGCTCATTCTCCTGAGCTGCACGGCGGCCTGGCTCATCGGCGGTGACGTCCTCGTTGGGCTCGGCGCTCAACTGCTCGGCGCCGTGACCTTTGGTTACAACTGGATTTCGATCGCCGGCGACGCAAGCTACTTCGCCGCCGATCAGCCCGAGCTGTTTCGCAACCTCTGGTCGTTGGCCGTCGAGGAACAGTTCTACGTGATCTGGCCACTGCTGCTACTCGCGATTCTGCTCATCCGAAGCGCCCGCCTTCGACTTGCCGTCGTGGCCCTTCTGGCCGTCGCGTCGATGCTGTGGATGGGGGTGTTGTACCAGCCGGGCGCTGACCCGACCCGCGTCTATTACGGTTCGGACACCCACAGTTTCGGCTTGTTCACCGGTGCCGCGCTGGCGCTACTGCTGCGCCGACCCGCAGGGCTCCGCAACGAGCTGCCGCGGCTGCGCCCGTGGCTCGGCGGGGCCGCCCTGGTCGGGATCGGCATCGCCGCGGCCGTGCTGCCCGAGGGCGGAACGGAGACCTACCGTGGCGGTCTCGCTGCCGTCAGCGTGCTCACGGCCGTGGCCATCTGGGCCGGCGTTCGTGGTGGTGGTTTCGGGCGGGCCCTCGACGTGGCACCGTTGCGCTACATCGGGGAGCGGTCCTACGGCATCTATCTCTGGCACTGGCCGGTGCTCGTTCTACTACAAGTGGGCTTGCCTGGGCCGTCGACACCGCTCCGGGTCGCTCTCATTGCGGTGCTCGCGACGGTGCTGACGCTCGCTGCGGCGGGTGCCTCGTACCGCTGGCTGGAACAGCCGGTACGACGGGACGGCATTCGTGGTGTCGTCGGTCGGTTGCGCACGCTGTGGGGCCTGCATGCGAAAGGCCGGGTTCTGGTGGCGGTACTCGCCGTGACGGTGCTGCTCGTGTCGGGCGGGACCGCTGCGGCCCTCGCGACCGCGCCGGCCACCGCCACGGCAGAGGTCGAAATTGAGCGGGGACAGCAGGCACTCGACGAGGCCGCGAAGGCAGCGGCCGAGGCGGCGCAGCAGGCAGCCTCGACTCCCGCGCCACTGCCTGGCGGTGACCTCATCACCGCGGTGGGCGACTCGGTGATGCTCGCCTCCGCGGCCGAGCTGCAGACGACTTTCCCGGGCATCTCAATTGATGCTGCGGTATCCCGTGGCATGTATTCCGCAGCTGGCATATTAGAAGAGCTGGCTCGCGCGGGTACGTTGCGCCCGATCGTCGTTGTCGGGCTCGGCACCAACGGCCCCATCAAGGCCGATGAGCTGATCGAGATCGAACGCGTGATCGGCCCCGACCGCAAACTCATCCTGGTGAACGCGTATGCCGACCGGGACTGGACCGAGGGCGTGAACGCCTCCCTCGCCGACTTCTCGGCGCGCAATCGGCTGGTCGAGCTCGCGAACTGGCACGACGCCATCGCGCCGCACACCGATCTGCTGGCCGGCGACGGCGTGCACCCGGGGCCCACGGGCAGCCAGATCTACGCGGATGCCGTCACCACGGCCCTGCAGCGCCTCGCTGAGTTGCCTCCCCAGCGCCTCCCCGGCGAGAACCGTCTGCAGCCGGCCGCCGTGTAG
- the truA gene encoding tRNA pseudouridine(38-40) synthase TruA, producing the protein MNLSVPIVGPPWSPTTRIRLDVAYDGTDFAGWARQPGFRTVQGEIEDGLATILQKYPPHPTLIVAGRTDAGVHARGQVAHFDLTPEQADSLIRVKRGTGDRPPVALATAVQRRLSGILVTQPDIVLRTATVVPVSFDARFSALWRRYEYRISDLHALRDPQQRLRTTWHPGKLDVALMDAGAANLVGLHDFAAYCKPRPGATTIRTLQDFRWRRDDDGVLIATLTADAFCHSMVRALVGACVAVGEGRLEADRLVNLHIERSRIVEFKVMPAEGLTLIDVGYPHDAELAIRAVETRNRRSMPVV; encoded by the coding sequence GTGAATCTTTCTGTGCCCATTGTCGGCCCGCCGTGGTCGCCGACCACGCGCATCCGCTTGGACGTGGCCTACGACGGCACCGACTTCGCCGGCTGGGCGCGTCAGCCGGGCTTTCGCACTGTGCAGGGCGAGATCGAAGACGGCCTCGCCACCATCCTGCAGAAATATCCACCACACCCCACCCTCATCGTGGCCGGGCGAACGGATGCCGGGGTGCACGCCAGAGGACAGGTCGCCCACTTCGACCTCACGCCGGAACAGGCCGATTCGCTCATTCGCGTGAAGCGCGGCACCGGCGACCGCCCGCCCGTGGCCCTCGCCACGGCTGTACAACGGCGGCTGAGCGGCATCCTCGTGACCCAGCCGGACATCGTGCTGCGCACGGCAACCGTCGTGCCGGTGAGCTTCGACGCCCGGTTTTCGGCACTGTGGCGCCGCTATGAGTACCGCATCTCCGACCTGCACGCCCTGCGAGACCCGCAGCAGCGCCTGCGCACCACCTGGCATCCCGGCAAGCTTGACGTGGCCCTGATGGACGCCGGGGCCGCCAACCTGGTGGGCCTGCACGACTTCGCCGCGTACTGCAAGCCGCGGCCCGGCGCCACGACCATTCGCACCCTGCAGGACTTTCGCTGGCGCCGCGATGACGACGGCGTGCTCATCGCCACCCTCACAGCGGATGCCTTTTGCCACAGCATGGTGCGCGCCCTCGTGGGGGCTTGCGTGGCCGTGGGGGAGGGGCGGCTGGAAGCGGACCGCCTCGTGAACCTGCACATTGAGCGATCGCGAATTGTGGAGTTCAAGGTGATGCCTGCTGAAGGTCTCACCCTGATCGATGTGGGCTACCCACACGACGCAGAGCTGGCCATTCGCGCCGTCGAAACCCGCAACCGCCGCTCGATGCCGGTCGTCTGA
- the rplM gene encoding 50S ribosomal protein L13 has product MTRTYTPKASELQHDWVVIDATDIVLGRLASHAAVLLRGKHKATFSPHMDGGDFVIIVNADKIALTGKKLDLKIAYRHSGYPGGLTATNYSEMLEKHPTRAVEKAIRGMLPKNSLGRAQLTKLKVYAGPEHPHSAQQPKPYTLGQVAQ; this is encoded by the coding sequence GTGACGCGCACTTATACCCCCAAGGCAAGCGAACTCCAGCACGACTGGGTTGTCATCGATGCCACCGATATCGTTCTCGGACGTCTGGCCAGCCACGCGGCAGTTCTGCTTCGCGGCAAGCACAAGGCAACCTTTTCCCCGCACATGGATGGTGGCGACTTCGTCATCATTGTGAACGCGGACAAGATCGCTTTGACCGGCAAGAAGCTCGACCTGAAGATTGCTTACCGCCACTCCGGTTACCCGGGCGGCCTCACGGCAACCAACTACTCCGAGATGCTCGAGAAGCACCCCACGCGTGCGGTTGAGAAGGCGATTCGCGGCATGCTGCCGAAGAACTCGCTCGGCCGTGCACAGCTGACGAAGCTCAAGGTCTACGCCGGCCCCGAGCACCCGCACTCGGCTCAGCAGCCCAAGCCGTACACCCTCGGCCAGGTCGCGCAGTAG
- the rpsI gene encoding 30S ribosomal protein S9 yields MAQIADQIDATPESYSTETPAETVTKAPRAVLNVPGAAVGRRKQAIARVRIVPGSGTIVVNGREFADYFPNKLHQQLINDPFKVLDLLGSYDVIARITGGGPSGQAGALRLGIARSLNLIDEENNRAILKKNGFLSRDARVKERKKAGLKKARKAPQFSKR; encoded by the coding sequence GTGGCGCAGATCGCAGACCAGATTGACGCAACTCCCGAGAGCTACTCGACCGAGACTCCCGCGGAGACCGTAACCAAGGCGCCTCGCGCCGTCCTCAACGTTCCCGGCGCAGCCGTGGGCCGTCGCAAGCAGGCCATCGCCCGCGTGCGCATCGTCCCCGGTTCCGGAACCATCGTTGTGAACGGCCGCGAGTTCGCCGATTACTTCCCCAACAAGCTGCACCAGCAGCTCATCAACGACCCGTTCAAGGTTCTTGACCTTCTCGGCTCGTACGATGTCATCGCTCGTATCACCGGTGGCGGCCCCTCGGGCCAGGCCGGCGCGCTTCGCCTCGGCATCGCACGCTCGCTCAACCTGATCGACGAAGAGAACAACCGCGCCATCCTGAAGAAGAACGGCTTCCTGAGCCGCGACGCTCGCGTCAAGGAGCGCAAGAAGGCCGGACTCAAGAAGGCCCGTAAGGCGCCTCAGTTCTCTAAGCGCTAA
- the glmM gene encoding phosphoglucosamine mutase, with the protein MSRLFGTDGVRGLANRDLTAGLALSLAQASASVLTSGRRAQARLAEGRRPVAVVARDPRISGEFLTAAVSAGLASSGVDVLDAGVIPTPAAAFLIADIGADFGVMISASHNAAPDNGIKIFAFGGTKLPDTVEDRIESYIGRDTLMPIGGDVGRVRRFADAEDRYVVHLLGTLPHRLDGIHVVLDCAHGAAAGVSPQVFTDAGARLTVIGADPDGLNINDGVGSTHLDNLAKAVLEHGADVGIAHDGDADRCLAVDREGNIVDGDQIMAILAVSMAERGVLKDRTLVATVMSNLGLRKAMAANDITMVQTKVGDRYVLEELNEHGYSLGGEQSGHVIMTKYATTGDGILTGLHLVAEMARTGKTLAELASVMTVFPQILVNVRGVDHRALGSDDVIAEAVRAAEAELGDTGRVLLRPSGTEPMVRVMVEAADQPTADRLAHQLAAIVLERLAN; encoded by the coding sequence ATGTCTCGACTATTCGGCACGGACGGCGTTCGGGGCCTGGCCAACCGTGATCTCACGGCTGGCCTGGCCCTGAGCCTTGCCCAGGCCAGCGCATCTGTATTGACCTCCGGTCGTCGTGCCCAGGCACGTCTCGCCGAGGGACGCCGCCCGGTAGCAGTGGTCGCTCGCGACCCCCGCATCTCCGGTGAATTCCTGACGGCCGCAGTATCGGCCGGACTCGCCAGCAGTGGCGTCGACGTTCTCGACGCCGGGGTCATCCCCACTCCTGCTGCCGCCTTCCTGATCGCCGACATCGGCGCCGACTTCGGTGTGATGATTTCCGCCTCACACAACGCGGCCCCCGACAACGGCATCAAAATCTTCGCCTTCGGCGGAACCAAACTTCCCGACACCGTCGAGGACCGCATCGAGTCCTACATCGGTCGCGACACCCTCATGCCCATCGGCGGCGACGTTGGACGTGTGCGGCGCTTCGCCGATGCCGAAGATCGCTACGTGGTGCACCTTCTCGGCACGTTGCCCCACCGCCTCGACGGCATCCACGTGGTGCTCGATTGCGCACACGGTGCGGCAGCTGGCGTGTCCCCGCAGGTCTTCACGGATGCCGGTGCTCGCCTCACGGTGATCGGCGCCGACCCCGACGGCCTCAACATCAACGACGGAGTGGGCTCCACCCACCTCGACAACCTCGCCAAGGCAGTTCTCGAACACGGCGCCGATGTGGGCATCGCCCACGACGGAGACGCAGACCGCTGTCTGGCCGTAGACCGCGAGGGAAACATCGTGGACGGCGACCAGATCATGGCCATCCTCGCCGTGTCGATGGCCGAACGCGGAGTGTTGAAGGATCGCACGCTCGTGGCCACCGTGATGAGCAACCTCGGCCTCCGCAAGGCGATGGCCGCGAACGACATCACCATGGTGCAGACCAAGGTGGGCGACCGTTACGTGCTCGAGGAGCTCAACGAGCACGGGTACTCGCTCGGCGGCGAGCAATCCGGCCACGTGATCATGACCAAGTACGCCACGACGGGTGACGGCATCCTCACGGGGCTTCACCTCGTGGCCGAAATGGCCCGCACCGGCAAGACGCTCGCCGAGCTCGCATCCGTCATGACGGTCTTCCCGCAGATTCTCGTGAACGTTCGGGGCGTCGACCACCGGGCCCTCGGCTCCGACGATGTCATAGCCGAAGCCGTTCGCGCGGCGGAAGCTGAACTCGGTGACACGGGACGGGTGCTGTTGCGTCCCTCAGGCACCGAACCCATGGTTCGCGTCATGGTGGAAGCGGCCGATCAGCCCACAGCTGACCGCCTCGCCCACCAGCTCGCCGCGATCGTGCTCGAGCGCCTCGCCAACTAG
- the coaA gene encoding type I pantothenate kinase codes for MSDPMFSARNNGHGTPFVELDRADWAALAPTTRLPLKETELVQLRGLGEPLDLNEVTDVYLPLSRLLNLYAAGARQLHRATSDFLGERAQRTPFVIGVAGSVAVGKSTVARLLREMLARWDDTPRVELVTTDGFLFPNAELLRRGLMERKGFPEAYDRRALLRFVSAIKSGATEVRAPFYSHLSYDIVPDAQIVVRQPDILIVEGLNVLQPPGAGHGLAVSDLFDFTIYVDARTQDIARWYEDRFLKLQRGAFANPKSYFHRYATLTEDEARSKARSIWNTINEPNLLQNIRPTRSRATLVLRKDSTHAVSSVLLRKV; via the coding sequence ATGTCCGATCCGATGTTCAGTGCGCGCAACAACGGCCACGGCACCCCATTTGTGGAGCTCGACAGGGCAGACTGGGCGGCCCTCGCGCCAACCACCCGCCTCCCCCTGAAAGAGACCGAGCTCGTTCAGCTCCGCGGTCTCGGGGAGCCCCTCGACCTCAACGAGGTGACGGATGTCTACCTCCCGCTCAGCAGGCTGCTCAACCTCTACGCCGCGGGCGCCCGGCAACTGCACCGCGCCACGAGTGACTTTCTCGGCGAACGCGCCCAACGCACCCCGTTCGTGATCGGCGTCGCCGGCTCGGTGGCGGTGGGCAAGTCCACGGTGGCCCGGCTGCTTCGGGAGATGCTCGCCCGCTGGGACGACACCCCCCGCGTCGAACTCGTCACGACCGACGGCTTTCTCTTTCCGAACGCCGAGCTGCTGCGTCGGGGGCTGATGGAACGCAAGGGCTTTCCGGAGGCGTACGACCGCCGGGCGTTGCTGCGTTTCGTGAGCGCGATCAAGAGCGGCGCCACCGAGGTTCGGGCGCCCTTCTATTCACACCTGAGCTACGACATCGTGCCCGATGCCCAAATTGTGGTGCGTCAGCCCGACATCCTGATTGTCGAGGGCCTCAACGTGCTGCAGCCTCCCGGGGCCGGGCACGGGCTCGCAGTCAGCGACCTGTTCGACTTCACGATCTACGTCGACGCTCGCACCCAGGACATCGCCCGCTGGTACGAGGATCGTTTTCTCAAGCTGCAGCGCGGGGCCTTCGCCAACCCCAAGTCGTACTTTCACCGCTACGCCACGCTCACCGAAGACGAGGCGCGTTCCAAGGCACGCAGCATCTGGAACACCATCAACGAGCCGAACCTGTTGCAGAACATCCGTCCCACGCGCTCGCGGGCCACTCTCGTGCTGCGCAAGGACTCCACGCACGCCGTCTCGTCGGTTCTGCTGCGCAAGGTCTGA